The proteins below are encoded in one region of Hordeum vulgare subsp. vulgare chromosome 3H, MorexV3_pseudomolecules_assembly, whole genome shotgun sequence:
- the LOC123440785 gene encoding flowering-promoting factor 1-like protein 2, protein MSGVWVFRNGVVKLVENHPASAAGPPGGGAVRRKALLHTPTGEVVASYASLERKLVALGWERYYAGGGGAAGDCMLRFHKRSSVDLISLPKDFGQFSSVHMYDVVIKNRDAFRVIDV, encoded by the coding sequence ATGTCCGGCGTGTGGGTGTTCCGCAACGGGGTGGTGAAGCTGGTGGAGAACCACCCGGCGTCGGCGGCGGGACCGCCGGGCGGCGGCGCGGTCCGGCGCAAGGCGCTGCTCCACACGCCCACGGGGGAGGTGGTCGCCTCCTACGCCTCGCTGGAGCGCAAGCTCGTCGCGCTCGGCTGGGAGCGCTACTACGCCGGCGGGGGCGGCGCCGCCGGCGACTGCATGCTCAGGTTCCACAAGCGCTCCTCCGTCGACCTCATCTCCCTCCCCAAGGACTTCGGCCAGTTCAGCTCCGTCCACATGTACGACGTCGTCATCAAGAACCGCGACGCCTTCCGCGTCATCGACGTCTAG